The region ATCATCACAAACAAGAATTTACAAGCATATCGTTTTAACCTCTATCCTTAAGGTTTGATTTCGGAAAATTCTGTGATcaaaacatacaaataaatactcctagtCTCCTTCCATGAAATGGCAAATTGAGTTTATGAGGGAAGATAGAACATATAAAGATGGGTAGGCAAATGATGTGGGCCCTAATATTGTATAACTTCACAGCCACTGATGCTTAACTTTATCACATCTCTAACAACATTAATTCATTGATAGCTATCAACCATTCCCAAGATATTAACttgaaacagaaaataaaatttctttcGAACTCTGGCAATCACGGACAGAAAATAAGTGTGGAGAAGAGTACCGTCTATGTCATATGGTGGAGGAAAAAATTGCAAGTAACAAAATGAAGCAACTGTCAACCCTACATGTTGAGCAACCACAGATTATTAGTAAAAGAAAGTATAGACCTAAACCACGTAACTGAAACCGAGGATACCCCATATTGTTTATGAAATACCTAGTAGACCTCCAGCAAAGACATCCTGCCAGTGATGCCAATAATCATCAACTCTCGAAACTCCTACTAATGCTGCCAAGAGTAATGGAAAAAAGACGAGACAGAGCTTTGCTACGTGGCCTCTGCGATCAAACACTTTAATTTTACCAGACAAATACCAGGCCAGGAAGCCAAGCCCAGCAAAGGACCCTAAGAACAATAACCAACCCAGTCTTTGGTTAAGACAACAAAGCTCGTGTAACAGCATTATACGGAAATATTAGGTTTCACTGATTAGTATACGTATATAGCAGCGACAGCATATGAGACTAAGAGACTGATTTCTTGCAATAGGAGTATCAGGTGTCACAAGGAATCACTCACATGAAGTATGTCCACTGGGAAAACTTTTATGACCTTCTTTTATGACACTCTTTGATCCAGTGCACTGGACATTCCCTGTCACATTATGAAAAAACTATCCACCAAAGTGAAGTACAGTTACTGAATGCTAGTGGCTGCATATGCAGTATAAGTTGTTCCGGGTCTAAAATCGCAGCATACCAACAGGACTTACCGGTTTACCATCAGGGAAGCAGCGCCAGTAGAAGTCTGGTCGAGGTCGGCCAACAGCATCTTTAATTGCATCAGTGAGAACACCAGTAATAAGTACAGAAAAAAGCAGTCCTGAAAGTGGATGcacacaaataatatcacatcAATTCTAAGCTTTTGATCAATGCGATTGgcagaggaaaagaaaaagggcaGGCGAGAAAATGAGAGCCATACCCAGCAGAGCATGGTGTAAATCATAGACATTGTGTCGAATGAAGTAGAAGACAAGAATGACAAGGAGAGGCAATATTACTGCAATTATCtgtcacatatttttattagaggAAATAGTTATCTGTCTGAAGGTATCTCAATTTATATGCAGTAATACACCGATTTGAAGACACTGCATACCGGAACAGCCCAAATGGGAACGGTGTTATCTTTCAACGGATACTTGAGGTGAGTCATCATATCTTGACCAACAAACCGGTGAAATGGTTCGATGACATTCAGGCTGATGTCGATCGCCACAAGCAGAAAAAGTATAAACCAATCATGCATGTGAAACCTGGCTACTTGAGCA is a window of Salvia hispanica cultivar TCC Black 2014 unplaced genomic scaffold, UniMelb_Shisp_WGS_1.0 HiC_scaffold_925, whole genome shotgun sequence DNA encoding:
- the LOC125200353 gene encoding lipid phosphate phosphatase 2-like, translating into MPEIQLGAHTLRSHGAQVARFHMHDWFILFLLVAIDISLNVIEPFHRFVGQDMMTHLKYPLKDNTVPIWAVPIIAVILPLLVILVFYFIRHNVYDLHHALLGLLFSVLITGVLTDAIKDAVGRPRPDFYWRCFPDGKPFFHNVTGNVQCTGSKSVIKEGHKSFPSGHTSWSFAGLGFLAWYLSGKIKVFDRRGHVAKLCLVFFPLLLAALVGVSRVDDYWHHWQDVFAGGLLGLTVASFCYLQFFPPPYDIDGTLLHTYFLSVIARVRKKFYFLFQVNILGMVDSYQ